GCATCAGAAGGGCCATCGGATTCCCGCTGGCGCCGCTGGCCGGCTGCGGCGACGGATCGAACACTTCGGCGGCGACACCGTGGCCTGCAAGCGCGCGGGCAAGCGAGGCGCCGGCAATGCCGGCGCCGAGGATCGCCACACGCCGCGCTGGCCGGGCGGGCGGGCGCAGTCCGTAGACGTCCGGCGCAGCGGGCGGCGGCGAGATGAGCCGGCCTTCGAGCCGTTCGCGCTTTCGGCCATGACCTTCGGCCTTTGTGACCTCGAAGCCTGCCTCCGCGAGGCCGCGCCGCACCGCGCCGGCGACCGTGAACGTCGCAAGCCGGGCGCCGGGCGCCGAGCGGGCGGCAATCAGCGGATAGACCGAAGCGTCCCACATCTCCGCATTCTTCGCCGGGCTGAACCCGTCGAGGAACCAGGCATCGGCGCGAAAGCTGCCCTGCGGCAACGCGGCGTGGAGGTCGCCGAGGTGCAGGATCAGGCGGACACCATCCTCGGCAAACCGGATGTGCCGAACGCCGCGCACAGGCGCTGGCCATTGCGCGAGCAGCGCGCCGGCCTGTGCTGCAAGCTCTGGCCAGGCAGACAGCGCGCGGCGGGCGTCTTCGGCCCGCAACGGATAGCCTTCGAAACTGACGAAGATGAGCTCCGCGCCGGGCGCCGGGCGATGCGCGCGCCACAATTGCCAAAGGGCGAGGAAATTCAGGCCCGTGCCGAAGCCTGTTTCGGCAACGGTGAACTGCTGGCGGCCCTGCCAGGCTTCAGGAAGACCGCAGCCGCGCAGGAATACGGTGCGCGTTTCAGCGAGCCCGTCCTGGGCAGAGAAATACACGTCTCCATGCGCCCGGGCGACCGGCGCGCCGTCATCCTTCCAGTCGATTTCGGGGTGGGACAGCAGGCGCGACATGGCGCGGAATTAACCCGCCTTCCCTGCTTTGGGTAGGGGCGCTGCAGGAACGCGCCAACAGGCCGCGCGTTGATCAGGTAACCGCAGTCGATGCGGGAACACGAAAGGAGATTTCCATGGACAAGGAACACATCAAGGGCGCGGCGAAGAAAGCCGAAGGCCAGATCAAGGAAACAGCCGGCAAGGTGTCGGGCAACCGCAAGCTTGAAGCCGAAGGCAAGTTCGACAAGGCCGAGGGCGAAGTGCGCAAGGCCGCTGGTGACGTCAAGGACCAGTTCAAGAAGCGCTGAGCCAGCGCCGGAATAAGTGCTATCCCGCCGGGGGCATTGCTGTTTGACAGCAGTGCCCCCACTCTTTTGGGGCAAGCAGGGAGCACAGCATGAGCCAGATCGTCGTGACACGTGAAGATGGCCCGTCCGGCGGCCGGTACACGGCCACGATCAACGGCCACACCGCTGAAATGACTTACTCCAAGGCCGGCACCAGCCGCCTCATCATTGATCATACCGGTGTGCCCGACACCCTGCGCGGCATGGGTGCCGGCCAGGCAATGGTGCAGCGCGCCGTGGAAGATGCTCGGGCGGCGGGCATCAAGATCATTCCGCTCTGCCCGTTCGCCAAGGCGCAGATAGAGAAGCACGCCGAGTGGCAGGACGTGCTCGCATGACCGCCGCCATTCAGCATGACGCTTCTCGGCGGCGCTACAGTCTCGTGATCGACGGCACCGAAGCCTACCTCACCTATGAGCGGCCAAAGCCCGGCCACCGCCACATCACCCACACGATCGTGCCGGATGTGCTGGGCGGGCGGGGGCTGGGAAAGAAGCTGGTCGCGCGGATCATGCAGGACGTGTTTGACGAAGGCGAGACGGTGTCATCGTCCTGCTGGTTTGCCAGCGGACTGATCGAGAAGTTTCCCGAATGGTCCGGGCGCCTGGCATGACCGATGCGCCGTTCTGGAAAACCAAGTCACTGTCCGAGATGGACAGGGGCGAGTGGGAATCGCTCTGCGACGGCTGCGCCAAGTGTTGCCTGCTCAAGCTCGAGGACGAGGATACCGGCGAGTTTGCCTACACCAAGCTTCACTGCCGGCTTCTTGATGCAGGCACCTGTCAGTGCTCGGACTATCCCAACCGGCAGAAGCACGTGCCGGACTGCGTGCAGCTGACGCCGGGCGTGATCGACGAGCTGCGCTGGATGCCAAAGACGTGCGCCTACCGGCTGATCAACGAGGGCAAGGACCTGCCGGAATGGCATCACCTCGTCTGCGGCGACCGGATGCGCGTGCACGCGGAGGGCCATTCGATCCTCGGCCGCACCGTTTCCGAAGACACCGTCTTCGACGAGGACCAGGAAGACTGGATCGTCGACTGGGAAGGTAACGAACCCTAGCGCACGACCCGTTCAATGTGCGGCGCCCGCTTGATCTGGACCGGCCTGAGGAAGGGTGAAGTCAGGGCCCGGACGATCGACTCCGCCGCATCTGTCGCCGTCCAGCGATAGGCGCGCGCGAGCGGGCGGCTGGATTTCAATCCCTTCCAGTCACGAAACTTTCCGTACGCGATGCTGAGCGCCAGCGCCGCCGAGGCCGCCAGGACGAAGCGGACCGGGTCAGGCGCCGCTTCCGGATTCCAGAGGTGGGCGAAGTACAGGATGATGTTGCCAAAGCAGAAGGTGAAGAGGCTCGTGCGCCCGAACACCAGCCAGGTCGACGTGTTGCCAAGGCCCGTGAGGCGGCGCAGCACCGTGAAAACTTCGACGAAGATGATTGCCGCCGAACAGCCGAACAGCAGGTAGAGCGGATGGTTGGTGTTGCGAAGATGAATACGCTCTGCCGGCACGGTCAGGTTCACATCTGAAAGCCAGATCCAGGCCAGCGTCGTCGCGAGCAGGATGCAGACGGCGGCGCGAACCTTGTACCCGGGCCCTGAAAGCAGGAATTCGCGGCCAGGACGGGACTGCCAGATGCGGCCCATCAGCATGCCGAACACGACAAAGCCAAGACCGTGAATGACCGAGGGGCCGGTGTGGCCGATGAATTTTCCGCCGTAAAGGAAGGCCGACAGCGTGCCAGCGCCCGGAAAACCCTGCATGGGCGGCAGCTGGCTGATCCAAGGATAGGAAAGCTGCACCGCTGCGACGAGAGCGACCAAGGGCCAGAGTCCACGCTTCACGCTGACATGCACCAGCAGCGGGCTGATCAACAGCAGCATGGCGTAGAACTTCAGGATGTCCGTGAACGGCGTATCGCCGAGCAGCATCGCACAGCGCACGAAATAGGTGAACGGCAGCCCGGCCGCGAGGCAATAGGCGGCGCACGACAGGACATAGAGCATCCAGCACTGGAGCGCGCGGGTCAGCAGGCGCTGGACGATTTCGGTCGTACGCCCCGCCGCATACTTGCGCGCATAGACGAGCTGCAACATGCAACCGAACAGGCAGAAGAAAACCGGCGGCGACAGGCCGAGGAAAAATCTCAAGGCCTGAACGGCGACACCGGCATCGCCCATGTTGGACGCTGTCAGCGCATGTCCGACGACCACGAAGATGATCGCCACCGAACGCGCCAGGTCAATTCCAAGATATCGCATGCATCCCCCGCGACAGGCCTGTTTCGGGGAGGCCCTAGCAAGTTAAGCGCCATCAGCGCCTTTCCCCCGCGCCTGCAGGCGATAAACGCGGACTTAAGGTGAACGCGTCAGGGTAAACGGATGGATGTCCTGCCTGCTTTCCTGTCCCATCTCGGGAATGAGCGCCGAATGGCGCAGAAGACCGTCGAGGCCTACGGCTCCGACCTTGCAGCCTTTTTCGGATTCATGCGCCAGCATCTCGGCGGAGAGCCCGGGCTGAAGGCGCTCTCGCGCCTCAAGGCGCGCGACATTCGTGCCTACCTGGCCGCACGCCGCCGGGACGGCCTTTCGGACGCCTCGATTGCGCGGTTGCTCTCGTCGATCAAGGCACTCTATCGCTGGCTCAGCCGTGCACACGGAATCGAGAATGCCGAGATCGGCTACCTCCAGGGTCCGCGCCGCGCCCCTCGCCTGCCCCGTCCGGTGTCGGTCGAAGCGGCGAAGGACATCCTGCACGAAGCCGATACCGAACCGGACGCCGAACCCTGGATCGCTGCGCGTGACGTGGCTGTCCTGTCGCTCCTGTATGGCGGGGGTCTGCGGATATCGGAAGCACTGAGCCTGACGGGCGCTCATTTGCCGGCGCCTGAACGCCTCCGGGTAACCGGCAAGGGCGGCAAGGTCCGGATCGTGCCCCTGATCGCAGCCGTGCGGGATGCAGTCGACGCCTATGCCAAGCTGTGCCCCTATGCCCTGACGAAGTCCGGCGCCTTGTTCCGGGGCGCCAAGGGAGGACCGCTCAGCCCACGGATCATCCAGGGGCGGATGCAGGTGCTGCGCGGAGTCCTGGGGCTGCCGGAGACGGCCACGCCGCACGCCTTGCGCCATGCCTTCGCGACGCACCTGCTCGCCAACGGCGCCGACCTGCGTGCAATCCAGACCCTGCTCGGCCACGCCTCGCTGTCGACCACGCAGGTCTATACCGGTGTCGATTCCAGCCGCCTGCGGGCGGTGCATGCCGCGGCGCATCCGCGGGCCTGACCTTCAGGGGCTGATGGCGGCCGTGATTGCATCTGCGAGCAGGCGGCCGCTCGGTGTCAGGCGCAGTTCGGCGCCCGACAACTCGGCCCAACCCTTCTCGATGAACACCGCGATCTTGTCGCGCGCCACTGTATCGCCGGACACGGTCTCGACCCGGCGAAGGTCAATGCCCTCAGCCGCCCGCAGACCCATTGCCAGCAACTCGCGGGCGATCTCGACGGGCTCGAGCTGCGCCGCTTCGCCCCAACCGTTCTGCAGGGCCTGCACGTTTGCCGAATAGGCATCCGGCCTGCGCTCCGCTTCGCTGGCATAGCGCCGTCCGCCCACGGTGAGACGGCCGTGCGCACCCGGGCCGACCCCGATCCAGTCACCGCCGCGCCAATAGGTCAGGTTGTGCCGCGACTGGTGCGCCGCTCCCGCCGCGTGATTGGACACTTCATAGGCCGGAAGGCCCGCCTTCGCCGTGACGCTCTGCGTCAGTTCATAGAGATCCGCCTGCGCATCATCGTGCATCGGCTCAAGGTCGCCCCGCTTCACGGCAAGGCCGAACGGCGTTTTCGGCTCGAACGTCAGTTCATAAAGGGAGAGGTGCGGCGCGCCGAGCGCCAGCGCATCCGTCAGTTCGGCTTCCCAGCTTGCAGGGCTCTGACCAGGCCGGGCATAGATCAGGTCGATCGACACGGACGGAAAAACCATCAGTGCACGCCGTACGGCCTGCGCCGCCGAGGCGGCGTCATGGTCACGCCCGAGGAAGGCGAGCGACGCGTCGCGCAGCGACTGCACACCAATGGAGAGGCGTGTCACCCCTGCCCGCTGGAGGCCCGTCAGGTCTGCGCGCAGCACATCATTCGGATTGGCTTCCAGCGTGATCTCCGCGCCGCGCTTGATGCCGAAACTCTCGGACGCCGCGAGCAGGATGCTGCCGAGTTCGTCCGGCCTGAGCAATGCCGGCGTGCCGCCGCCGAAATAGATCGTGTCGAGCGCGCCGTGCTCGGGCAGGCGCGGCTTGTGCGCCTGCACATCTGCCGCGATCGCGGCGACGAGCGGCGCGCTGTCGCGGTCCTTGGCGGCGTAGACGTTGAAATCACAATACGGGCAGATGCGGGTGCAGTACGGCCAGTGCACGTACAGTCCGAAGCCGAAATGCGGGCCGAAAGGCGCAGGTGCACGGGTCACGGCAGCAGCGCCGCCCGCAGTTTCTTCACTGCATCTGCGCGGTGGCTCATGGCATGTTTCCGGTCCGGGTCCATTTCGCCGAAGGTCTGCGTTTCGCCGTCAGCAATAAACACCGGATCATAACCGAAGCCGCGTTCGCCGCGCGGCGGCCAGACCAGGTGGCCATGCACCTCCCCTTCAAACACGGCTTCCTGCCCGTCCGGCCAGACAACGGCCAGCGCGCAGACGAACCTGGCCGACCGGTCAGCCGACCCGGTTGCCTTCAACGCGGCCTCGACCCGCTCCATCGCCCGCATGAAATCGCGCGGTTCCCCGGCCCAGCGGGCGGAGTAGATGCCCGGCTCCCCGCCCAGCGCGGAGACGGCCAGGCCTGAATCGTCGGACAAGGCCGGAAGGCCCGAAACCGCAACAGCCGCCCGTGCCTTGAGCAGGGCATTTCCCGCAAAAGTTGTTTCGGTCTCCTCGGGCTCTTCAAGTCCAAGGTCGAGGGCCGAAACCACGTCGAACCCGTGCGGCTCGAACAAGGCTTTCAGTTCTTCGACCTTTCCGCGGTTGTGGGTGGCCGCCAGAAGGCGCCCGGGCGCGAGCCGGAGGGACGTTTCAGCTGTTTTCACGAGCAGTATGGCTCCATTCTTGCGTTGTGCGCGAACTCATATATCGTTATTCGGTAATTTTGGGACATTGCTGCGGCATGCCCCTGCTTCATGAACCATCAAGGATAGAGGGTGAAAAGACTAGGCATGCCCCGCACCGGACACAACTCCATGGCTGAGATCATGAACGTGCTTGTCACGGTCGCGATGTGGGTCGTGGGCGCAATGGGCGTCATCGGCATCCCGGTCCTCGCAATCGGCCTGACTGCCAGCCTCTCCGGTGGAAGTACCGAATTCTATGGCATGAAGGCACTGGCGGACGGCGTCATGCCTGGCCAGCTGGTGATCGGCCTTGCGGGTCTCACGGTGATCGTGCCGGGCGTGATCTTCATCTGCCTCCAGCTGCGCCGCATCTTGTTCACCCTTGCCGACGGCGACCCCTTCGTACCCGAGAACGCGCGGCGCCTCTCCAGCATCGGCATCGCCATCGCCGTCATGGAACTCCTGCGCATCGCAACCGTAGTGATCGTCAGCACGGTGCCGAAACTTGTCGGCGACGAACCGCCACGCTTGTCGACTCAGTTCATACTGTGGATCTCGGTTGCAGCGTTGTTTGTGCTTTCCCAAGTTTTCCGTGAAGGCACCCGCCTGCGCGACGAAGAAAAAATGACGATCTGAGGAGCGCTCCCAAGCCATGACCATCCGCGTTACCCTCGACCGAGTGCTGCTGGAGCGACGCATGTCGCTGACCGAACTATCAGAGCGCGTGGGCGTCACCCTCGCCAACCTTTCGATCCTGAAAACCGGCAAGGCCAAGGCCATCCGCTTCTCGACGCTCGAGGCGCTGTGCCGCGAGCTCAAGTGCCAGCCCGGTGACATCCTGGTCTTCGATACCGAAGACGAAGAGGGCGAACGGCGCGTCGCCGCGGAGTAATCCGGCGGTGTTTCGCTGCGTGTTCAGCGACCCAACCTGAAAATTAAACCTGCTGCAGCCCGTTCCAGCCGCAACCTGTTGTGCTTGCCGCAGCTTGAGACGCATTCGCATTGGCGGTGCCAGGAGAATGGGCTTCCACTTGGACGGAAATTCCGGCATTCTGAATCCCTGTCGATCACCGTTACCGTTTGCAAGATCATGGGGCCGAAAGGCGAATCAGAATCCTTCGAGCGATTGCGCGGCGTCCTTGCGACCGCGACGGACATCAATGCGATCCGGTTCGCGATGAATTCCTACCTGAACATGGTGGGGTCGACGATGTCGAGCTACTACCACTATCCGCCCATCGGCGCGTCGGATTTCGGTCCCGAGATACAGGTCTACACACATGGCTTCCCGGCCGAGTGGGTAGAGCTTTACCGTTCCCGGAACTACCTGCAGACCGACCCGATGCCGAAGGTTGCGGCCACTCAGACCCGGCCTTTTGTCTGGTCGGACATCGAGAAGCTCGCCGCTCTGAGTGACGCCGAACGCAAGTACCTGGCGGAAGCCCGCAAGGCCGGCTTCGGCAACGGCCTCGCCGTTCCGGTGTTCGGGCCGCACGGACGCAACGGCTACTTCGCCATCGGCTTCGGTCCGGACGGCGTGATTCCGCCCGACGCCATCATCTCCGAAATCCATTGGGCCTGCCAGGCAGTACACCTGAAGTTCTGCGACCTGATCCTGCGTACCCTGCCCGGCGCCGTGACGCTCTCGGACCGGGAGCGCCAGATCCTCGGCTTCGTGGTTCGCGGCCTCTCCAACCAGATGATCGCCTCGCGGCTCAACATCTCGACCAACACCGTCGACACCTATGTGCGCCGCTGCTT
The genomic region above belongs to Acidobacteriota bacterium and contains:
- the opgC gene encoding OpgC domain-containing protein, which gives rise to MRYLGIDLARSVAIIFVVVGHALTASNMGDAGVAVQALRFFLGLSPPVFFCLFGCMLQLVYARKYAAGRTTEIVQRLLTRALQCWMLYVLSCAAYCLAAGLPFTYFVRCAMLLGDTPFTDILKFYAMLLLISPLLVHVSVKRGLWPLVALVAAVQLSYPWISQLPPMQGFPGAGTLSAFLYGGKFIGHTGPSVIHGLGFVVFGMLMGRIWQSRPGREFLLSGPGYKVRAAVCILLATTLAWIWLSDVNLTVPAERIHLRNTNHPLYLLFGCSAAIIFVEVFTVLRRLTGLGNTSTWLVFGRTSLFTFCFGNIILYFAHLWNPEAAPDPVRFVLAASAALALSIAYGKFRDWKGLKSSRPLARAYRWTATDAAESIVRALTSPFLRPVQIKRAPHIERVVR
- a CDS encoding N-acetyltransferase; translation: MTAAIQHDASRRRYSLVIDGTEAYLTYERPKPGHRHITHTIVPDVLGGRGLGKKLVARIMQDVFDEGETVSSSCWFASGLIEKFPEWSGRLA
- the rdgB gene encoding RdgB/HAM1 family non-canonical purine NTP pyrophosphatase, yielding MKTAETSLRLAPGRLLAATHNRGKVEELKALFEPHGFDVVSALDLGLEEPEETETTFAGNALLKARAAVAVSGLPALSDDSGLAVSALGGEPGIYSARWAGEPRDFMRAMERVEAALKATGSADRSARFVCALAVVWPDGQEAVFEGEVHGHLVWPPRGERGFGYDPVFIADGETQTFGEMDPDRKHAMSHRADAVKKLRAALLP
- a CDS encoding tyrosine recombinase XerC, which gives rise to MDVLPAFLSHLGNERRMAQKTVEAYGSDLAAFFGFMRQHLGGEPGLKALSRLKARDIRAYLAARRRDGLSDASIARLLSSIKALYRWLSRAHGIENAEIGYLQGPRRAPRLPRPVSVEAAKDILHEADTEPDAEPWIAARDVAVLSLLYGGGLRISEALSLTGAHLPAPERLRVTGKGGKVRIVPLIAAVRDAVDAYAKLCPYALTKSGALFRGAKGGPLSPRIIQGRMQVLRGVLGLPETATPHALRHAFATHLLANGADLRAIQTLLGHASLSTTQVYTGVDSSRLRAVHAAAHPRA
- a CDS encoding N-acetyltransferase, which gives rise to MSQIVVTREDGPSGGRYTATINGHTAEMTYSKAGTSRLIIDHTGVPDTLRGMGAGQAMVQRAVEDARAAGIKIIPLCPFAKAQIEKHAEWQDVLA
- a CDS encoding autoinducer binding domain-containing protein, whose protein sequence is MGPKGESESFERLRGVLATATDINAIRFAMNSYLNMVGSTMSSYYHYPPIGASDFGPEIQVYTHGFPAEWVELYRSRNYLQTDPMPKVAATQTRPFVWSDIEKLAALSDAERKYLAEARKAGFGNGLAVPVFGPHGRNGYFAIGFGPDGVIPPDAIISEIHWACQAVHLKFCDLILRTLPGAVTLSDRERQILGFVVRGLSNQMIASRLNISTNTVDTYVRRCFGKLEVNDRVTAGLRGLALGLVA
- the hemW gene encoding radical SAM family heme chaperone HemW, which encodes MTRAPAPFGPHFGFGLYVHWPYCTRICPYCDFNVYAAKDRDSAPLVAAIAADVQAHKPRLPEHGALDTIYFGGGTPALLRPDELGSILLAASESFGIKRGAEITLEANPNDVLRADLTGLQRAGVTRLSIGVQSLRDASLAFLGRDHDAASAAQAVRRALMVFPSVSIDLIYARPGQSPASWEAELTDALALGAPHLSLYELTFEPKTPFGLAVKRGDLEPMHDDAQADLYELTQSVTAKAGLPAYEVSNHAAGAAHQSRHNLTYWRGGDWIGVGPGAHGRLTVGGRRYASEAERRPDAYSANVQALQNGWGEAAQLEPVEIARELLAMGLRAAEGIDLRRVETVSGDTVARDKIAVFIEKGWAELSGAELRLTPSGRLLADAITAAISP
- a CDS encoding CsbD family protein: MDKEHIKGAAKKAEGQIKETAGKVSGNRKLEAEGKFDKAEGEVRKAAGDVKDQFKKR
- a CDS encoding helix-turn-helix transcriptional regulator; its protein translation is MTIRVTLDRVLLERRMSLTELSERVGVTLANLSILKTGKAKAIRFSTLEALCRELKCQPGDILVFDTEDEEGERRVAAE
- a CDS encoding DUF2975 domain-containing protein; its protein translation is MNVLVTVAMWVVGAMGVIGIPVLAIGLTASLSGGSTEFYGMKALADGVMPGQLVIGLAGLTVIVPGVIFICLQLRRILFTLADGDPFVPENARRLSSIGIAIAVMELLRIATVVIVSTVPKLVGDEPPRLSTQFILWISVAALFVLSQVFREGTRLRDEEKMTI
- a CDS encoding YcgN family cysteine cluster protein; the protein is MVRAPGMTDAPFWKTKSLSEMDRGEWESLCDGCAKCCLLKLEDEDTGEFAYTKLHCRLLDAGTCQCSDYPNRQKHVPDCVQLTPGVIDELRWMPKTCAYRLINEGKDLPEWHHLVCGDRMRVHAEGHSILGRTVSEDTVFDEDQEDWIVDWEGNEP